In the Hylaeus volcanicus isolate JK05 chromosome 1, UHH_iyHylVolc1.0_haploid, whole genome shotgun sequence genome, one interval contains:
- the LOC128884527 gene encoding probable cyclin-dependent serine/threonine-protein kinase DDB_G0292550 translates to MAEKCKVCGCTCTNCTQKDQQHNDMHLHVEIENLRQHLMERDNHIATMETQFLNEADKFPNGELASMKEELLIWQDKYSRLHEAHKRIQKVNQNLEDKLLRIVDKCETEKSAFTKDIATLSHRLADANYTIHRLTQDNEKYRNDVNLAIQLLQCKPSNFVGQKYDTLPTEVQAKVRTYVAQKKRTNDAPPDVKSITVPISTFPPTAMVYNITKPMLDKHSDDDSDESKPPVDVVSAAIMAKVLEDREKERIFSKHCDTCTCHRSILMVDAETQTNVQDVFSCNECATKYAENTEKCSDNMKSTDKTYQNKESQNSMLHVAYHEVNENVSNNKMQYQNNCTKTTSSQHLCTKDKFLTRNGKVLESVKEDVRVSVNTKANLNKKNSLRRSDMQIQSAFQNQSANMTKHVTSQNIGNTCMNSKTNADKGKQVKPYKKCESQIDNTLNPNHWNTLEKKSSNHSHIVPENSNSYFDGKEQSPIDIINDRLWKNEWTKLKLQANKDTKIIDKVCGDIEIDIINDRVWKNDRSAEETHLPAQLTFIEVKNIDNNSNQNDSGLMEVATSPSFSSDSIVISTSDPSSSSSDVVRSLSGTNLHNVGNSKSSSQNRITGPRNCLVRVTPGSKNILLDNAGHYKTVLYTSGNNKPNTALVHSKKLSRSGSERSVSTSSEESCPILLHDNNQLQRVAEWVQSSVHMDNSVSNYTKLKPNENIMNQRSLMYLNEQQLKSKLFVDARRLHDNTQEKKCGDLIVHVHNLGEGNLNNDVNNFPTNVNNVEPDKEKDLISFDVPNEEEKDVPKASNKIDITDIDYEVKITKEMEETYLKLAASLDHVTLDLPRTNSADLTIEKYRKDHRKLQRSLEKAGSKM, encoded by the exons ATGGCTGAAAAATGTAAG gtatgtGGGTGTACATGCACAAACTGCACTCAAAAAGATCAACAGCACAATGACATGCATCTGCAtgtagaaatagaaaatttgcGCCAACATTTGATGGAAAGGGATAATCACATTGCGACAATGGAGACACAGTTTTTGAATGAGGCTGATAAATTTCCAAATGGAGAATTGGCTTCAATGAAGGAGGAACTTTTAATTTGGcaagataaatattcaagattaCACGAGGCTCATAAACGCATTCAGAAAGTAAATCAAAATCTTGAGGATAAATTATTGAGGATTGTAGATAAATGTGAAACAGAGAAAAGTGCATTCACCAAGGATATCGCGACTTTATCCCACAGATTGGCTGATGCAAATTATACGATACATCGTTTGACACAAGATAAT gaaAAGTATAGAAACGATGTAAATTTGGCAATACAACTTCTTCAGTGTAAACCTTCCAACTTTGTTGGTCAAAAATATGATACT TTACCTACCGAAGTACAGGCAAAAGTTAGAACATATGTTGCacaaaagaaacgaacaaatGATGCTCCTCCTGATGTCAAAAGTATTACAGTGCCAATTTCAACGTTTCCTCCAACAGCAATGGTATATAATATAACTAAGCCTATGCTTGACAAACATAGCGACGATGACAGCGACGAATCAAAGCCGCCGGTAGATGTTGTTTCAGCCGCAATAATGGCCAAAGTTTTGGAAGACCGGGAGAAAGAACGGATATTCTCCAAGCATTGTGATACGTGTACTTGTCATAGGAGCATTTTGATGGTCGACGCTGAAACTCAAACTAACGTGCAAGATGTTTTTTCTTGTAACGAATGTGCTACCAAGTATGcagaaaatacagaaaaatgttcGGATAATATGAAAAGTACCGATAAAACTTACCAAAATAAAGAAAGTCAAAATTCTATGTTACACGTGGCTTACCACGAGGTGAATGAAAATGTTAGTAACAATAAAATGCAATATCAGAACAATTGTACAAAGACTACTAGCAGTCAACATTTATGCACAAAAGATAAGTTTTTAACTAGAAACGGTAAAGTCTTGGAGAGCGTGAAGGAAGATGTTCGTGTTAGTGTCAATACGAAagctaatttaaataaaaaaaactcgtTGCGTCGTAGTGATATGCAAATTCAAAGCGCTTTTCAAAATCAGAGCGCAAACATGACGAAACACGTAACCTCTCAAAATATTGGTAACACGTGTATGAATAGCAAAACGAATGCTGATAAGGGAAAACAGGTGAAACCGTATAAAAAATGCGAATCACAAATCGATAATACATTGAATCCAAATCACTGGAATACATTGGAGAAGAAGTCCTCTAACCATAGTCATATAGTTCCTGAAAATTCTAACAGTTACTTTGATGGAAAAGAACAGAGTccaattgatattattaatgataGACTGTGGAAAAACGAAtggacgaaattaaaattgcaagcTAATAAAGACActaaaataatagataaagtCTGCGGGGATATCGAAATTGACATTATCAACGATAGGGTGTGGAAGAACGATAGATCAGCAGAGGAAACTCACCTCCCAGCACAATTAACTTTTATAGAAGTAAAAAACATAGATAACAATTCAAACCAAAATGATTCCGGACTAATGGAAGTGGCGACTAGTCCAAGTTTTAGTAGCGATAGTATAGTAATTTCAACTTCCGATCCTTCTAGCAGTTCTAGCGATGTTGTTCGTTCACTTAGCGGAACGAATTTGCACAACGTTGGTAATTCAAAATCCAGTAGCCAAAATCGAATAACTGGTCCGAGAAATTGTCTCGTGAGAGTCACGCCTGgatcgaaaaatattcttttagaTAATGCTGGCCATTATAAAACTGTATTATACACTAGTGGAAATAACAAACCAAATACTGCTTTAGTTCACTCGAAAAAATTATCGCGATCCGGATCCGAAAGATCAGTTTCGACCAGTAGCGAGGAAAGCTGTCCGATCTTGCTACACGACAATAATCAATTACAAAGAGTAGCCGAATGGGTTCAGTCATCGGTGCACATGGATAATTCTGTGTCGAATTACACGAAATTAAAGcctaatgaaaatataatgaacCAGAGATCGTTAATGTATTTGAATGAGCAACAATTGAAGTCGAAACTGTTCGTAGACGCTCGAAGATTGCATGATAATACTCAAGAAAAAAAGTGCGGGGATTTAATAGTACACGTTCACAACCTTGGCGagggaaatttaaataacgatgtaaataattttccaacaaatgtaaataacgtTGAACCAGACAAggaaaaagatttaatatcTTTCGATGTTCCGAACGAGGAGGAGAAGGACGTGCCCAAAGCTTCCAACAAAATTGACATCACCGATATCGATTACGAAGTAAAAATCACtaaagaaatggaagaaacttacCTAAAACTTGCCGCAAGTTTAGATCATGTCACGTTAGACTTACCACGTACGAATAGCGCGGACTTAACGAttgaaaagtatagaaaagatcatagaaaacttcaaaggagCCTTGAGAAGGCGGGATCAAAAATGTAA